One window from the genome of Diabrotica virgifera virgifera chromosome 6, PGI_DIABVI_V3a encodes:
- the LOC126886682 gene encoding antichymotrypsin-2-like — protein MKRAIILAFAITTALAAISDAQSPIEQLAFANQKLTSNVYKEILKTKNGSIIFSPFSAETVLALTSEGAKGDTRSELLSVLHLPESHETIQQGFRELLPQLKINNRVAVLASANKIYVAKGVKLEDDFKKTAESIYASGLDQVDFLDSAKAANIINQWVESQTNKKIKNIIKPEHITGDTKMALINALYLSAEWSAVFPYYNTVIDKFYKTASEQIDQQTMAITEVFKHSENKELDTQFLEIPFQSNGLTFSVALPNKKDGISALENNIEKVFEPQPYTEVSVYLRLPKFTVETELNLKTILQSLGVRKIFKFDADLSGLAKNAKELYVSEVIQKAFIKVAESGVEAAAVTALLQDKIFGGYFPRDSIKFFADHPFIYFIKYNSVILFAGKYSP, from the coding sequence ATGAAGCGGGCAATCATTTTAGCATTTGCTATAACCACAGCACTAGCAGCAATATCAGACGCACAAAGTCCAATTGAACAATTAGCATTTGCAAACCAAAAATTAACGTCAAATGTGTACAAAGAAATTCTTAAAACTAAGAATGGAAGTATTATTTTCAGTCCTTTTTCTGCTGAAACCGTATTAGCGCTGACCTCTGAAGGAGCAAAAGGTGACACTAGAAGTGAACTTTTATCTGTACTACACCTTCCAGAATCACACGAAACTATCCAACAAGGATTTAGGGAACTTTTACCACAACTTAAAATCAACAATAGGGTCGCAGTATTAGCTTCAGCTAATAAAATATATGTAGCCAAAGGTGTCAAGCTAGAAGATGATTTTAAAAAGACCGCTGAAAGCATTTACGCATCAGGGCTTGACCAAGTAGACTTTTTAGACAGTGCAAAAGCCGCTAACATAATTAACCAGTGGGTGGAAAgccaaacaaacaaaaaaattaaaaatataattaaaccTGAGCATATTACCGGCGACACCAAAATGGCTTTAATTAATGCTTTATATCTAAGCGCTGAATGGTCTGCTGTTTTTCCATATTATAACACTGTAATAGATAAGTTCTACAAAACAGCATCCGAACAAATAGATCAACAAACAATGGCAATAACTGAAGTATTTAAACATTCTGAAAATAAAGAACTCGATACACAATTTTTGGAAATTCCGTTCCAAAGTAATGGCCTTACGTTTAGTGTTGCTTTACCTAATAAAAAGGATGGTATATCTGCTTTAGAAAATAACATTGAAAAAGTATTTGAACCTCAACCATATACTGAAGTGTCTGTATATTTAAGGCTACCAAAGTTTACCGTTGAAACCGAGTTGAATTTGAAAACCATTCTTCAATCTTTAGGTGtacgaaaaatatttaaatttgacGCTGATCTTAGTGGATTGGCAAAGAACGCCAAAGAGTTATATGTTTCGGAGGTAATTCAAAAAGCTTTCATCAAAGTTGCTGAAAGTGGCGTCGAAGCAGCTGCTGTCACTGCTCTTTTACAGGATAAGATTTTTGGAGGTTACTTTCCTCGAGATTCAATTAAGTTTTTCGCCGACCATCCTTTCATATACTTTATTAAATATAATAGCGTTATATTATTTGCTGGAAAATACAGTCCTTAG